The following is a genomic window from Clostridium sp..
ATTTTAAGTCTTGCAGCTGAAGAATTTTCTCCTAAGCCTGCCGTAAACACTATGCAGTCAACTCCATTCAGTACTGCAGCATAGGAACCAACTACAGATCTAACCCTGTAATAAAACAGTTCAAGGGCAAGTTTAGCTCTTTTATTTCCCTTATCCGCTTCAGCTTCAACATCCCTGAAATCACTGCTTACTCCTGATATTCCCAATATTCCCGACTTCTTATTCATTAAATTATCAACCTCGTCCACAGACAAGCCAACGGATTTCTGCAGGAAAGGTACTACAGCTGGATCTATATCACCGCACCTAGTTCCCATACATATACCGGCAAGTGGAGTAAATCCCATGCTGGTGTCGATGGATTTCCCGCCATCTACAGCACATATGCTTCCACCATTTCCAAGATGGCAGGTTATAATTTTAAGTGACTTTATGTCCTTGCCAAGCATTTTGGCTGCCTCGCCTGAAACAAATCTATGTGAAGTTCCATGAAAGCCATATTTCCTTACCCCGTATTTTTCATAAAGTTCATATGGTATGGCATAGGTATATGCATAATCTGGAAGAGTCTGATGAAATGCAGTATCAAATACAGCTATCATAGGCACATCCGGCATTAACTCCCTGCATGCATTTATTCCTATCAAATTAGGTCCGTTGTGAAGAGGAGCCAGCTTGATACAATCCTCGATCACCTTTATGACATTATCATCTATAAGTACTGATTCAGCATATTTTTCTCCTCCATGAACCACTCTGTGTCCAACGGCCGATATTTCAGACATGTCTTTAATTACCCCATGCTCCTTGTCTACGAGAGCATTGAGTACCAATTTTATGGCTACCTTATGATCTTCCATCGGTTGTTTGATTACATGTTTTTCTCCATTTACCTTATGTGTCAATATTGAACCTTCTATGCCTATTCTCTCCACAAGTCCTTTTGCAAGTACTCTTTCATCTTCCATATTTATCAATTGGTATTTCAAAGATGAACTCCCACAGTTTATTACTAGAACCTTCATAAATTAACTCTCCTTACTTTTATTTTCATACATGACAAAATTATTTTTCTGCTGCCTGAGCCTGTACTGCAGTTACAGCAACAACATTTACTATATCATCTGAACTACATCCTCTAGACAAGTCATTTATAGGCTTTGCAAATCCCTGACATATAGGTCCTATAGCTTCTGCCTTTGCAAATCTCTGAACAAGCTTATAGCCTATATTACCAGACTGGAGTTCTGGAAATACAAGTACATTTGCCCTGCCTGCCACAGGACTACCTGGTGCCTTCAAATTTGCAACTTCCTCTACAAGCGATGCATCAAGCTGAAGTTCTCCATCTATCTTAAGTTCAGGGTTCATTTCCTTTGCAAGTTTTGTTGCATTTCTGACTTTATCTACAGTTTCATGCTGTGCACTGCCTTTGGTTGAAAATGAAAGCATGGCTATTTTAGGATCCATACCACATAATTCCTTGGCAGTCTTTGCAGTAGTTGCGGCTATTACTGCCAGCTGCTCTGTGGACGGATTAGGATTTACAGCACAGTCTGCAAACAAAAGCATTCCATGATCACCGTATTCACAATTTGGAATTTCCATCATAAATATGCTGGAAACAACTGAAGTTCCGGGAGCAGTTTTTACAATCTGAAGACCTGGTCTTAAAAGATCCCCCGTAGTATGTATAGATCCGGAAACCAGTCCATCTGCTGCTCCAACCTTAACCATCATAGTTGCAAAATAAAGAGGATCTCTAACTATCTTGTTCGCCTTTTCAGGTGTCATACCTTTTTTCTTCCTTAGTTCATAAAATTCATTGGCATATGTTCTAAGGCACTCGGAAGTTTCAGGATCTTCAAGTTCAACCCCTGTCAGATCTACTCCCAATTTTTCAGCTTTTTCTCTTATTATATCCTTATTTCCAACCATTATTACATGTGCCAGTCCATTTTTAACTATTTTTTCACTGGCCTTGATATTCCTTTCTTCTTCTCCCTCTGCCAAAACAATCTTCTTCTTATCTGTTTTGGCTTTAGCCCATATTTGTTTCATCAATTCCATTTTCGTTTCTCCCTTCGATATTAAAATTATATAATTATATATTTTAATATAATCATTTTTGAAACCAAATTTCAATAAAAACAACTAAAATTTGAAATCCTTAATGGCATTTTTAGCTGTTATAATAATAAATTTAATCTGTTATAATAATTATACATTAAAAAATCAATTATTACAAAAAAAACAGGAGGATAACATAGTAATGAGTATAACTGGAATTATAGCAGAATATAATCCTTTTCACAATGGACATATATATCATATCAAAAATGCATCCCGATTGGCAAATTGTCATGGAATCATAGCTGTAATAAGTGGTGATTTTGTTCAAAGGGGAACACCTTCCATAATCGATAAATGGAATAAAACAAGAATTGCACTTTTGAATGGAATTGATTTAGTAATAGAACTTCCTGTTCTATATAGTATATCTTCTGCAGAGTTTTTTGCCCATGGAGCAACAAGTCTTCTAAATTCTCTTGGAGTTGTGGACAATATTTGCTTTGGAAGTGAATGCACTGATATTCAAATACTGGATCTCATATCTCAGATTTTAGTGGATGAGCCACCGGAATTGAAGGCAAATATAAAAAATGAACTTATGACAGGTAAGTCTTATGCAGAAGCCAGAAGCAACTCCCTGATCACTCTTATACGCAAAAAATATAAATACACTTTATCTGATGATTTAAAATCAATACTGTCTTCCCCAAACAACATACTGGCTATAGAATATATAAAGAGCTTGAAAAAATTACATAGCTCCATGAGAGTATTTCCTATAGAAAGAATTGGAGAGAGTTACTGCAGTTCCAAAATAACGGAGAATTTTCCCAGTTCTTCTGCAATCAGAGAGTTTTTAAAATCAGGAAATGACATCAGTACAATTCGCAGAAACCTTCCCGATGATACCTACAATCTTGTAAGCAGATTTCGCAGTCAAAATTATAATTTTTCCATGGAGGATTCCATTGTTCCATATCTAAAATATAAATGTTTTTTCAGTAAAAATAACATGAATAACCTTCCTGATGTTTCTGAAGGCCTGGAAAACAGAATTTTTAGGGCAATAGAAAACAATTCCTCATACAATGACATAATACTCAGCTCAAAATCCAAAAGGTATGCCTATACAAGGATAAGCAGAATACTCTGTCAATTTTTTCTTGGATTTGAAAAATTCGATACAAAGGCTCTACGGGAAAAAGATTGTCCCTATGCCAGAGTTCTCGGCTTCAATAGAAAAGGCATGGAAATATTGAAAAAAGCTAAACATACCTCCTCCATACCCATTTACACTAAATTTCCCAAGAAACTAGATGAAATTTTGACCCTTGACCTGCTTGCCACAAAAGCATACAGCCTTTTGAATAGATATGTTGATTTTAATTCCGATTATAAAAAAGGACCTGTTATATTCAAAAATTGATGCATGATCTCCATGAATAATATCTACAGGAATAAGTTTAACTGATATTTAATATACTCTAATATATTTATATAAAATTCAGTTGACAAAAAGCAGGTGGGTTGTTCATGGAAATATTATTTTATACTCTTCTAGTTGTAATAATAGTATTATTGTCTTTTCTTTTAAAAAACAGAAACTTGTTTATAACTATAGTATGTTCTATTTTTATAATACAGATAATACTTGCTCCCAAAATATGTATAGATGGCGCTATAAATGGAGCCGTACTTTTTTTCTACAAGGTATTTCCATCCTTGTTTTCTTTTTTGGTGGTTTCCAATATAATAATAAACTGTGACGGAATATCCATATACGCAAAATTATTCGGGAAAATACTGTGCCGGCCTTTGAGACTTCCAAACAGCTGCAGCTTTACACTTATTATAAGCATGCTGTGCGGATATCCTCTAGGTGCAAAGTACGCCTGTGACTTGTATGAAAACAGATCAATAAATTATAATACACTTCAAAGGCTCCTAAATATTGCCTCGAATTCAAGCCCTCTTTTTATGCTTGGTTCTGTAGGAATTTCCATGTTTAAAAGTCCTTCTATAGGATACATATTTCTGCTTTCAAACTTAATATCATGTATGATTATGGGCATGATACTGCCGTCTTCACAGGATTATACAAATACTAATTTCATAGAAAATTCATCATATCCACAGGATACTGCAATTGGTATATTCAAAAGCAGTATAGAAAATTCAATAAAAACCTGTCTTTCCATAGGGGGATTTATTACTGCTTTTTCAGTTGTAAACAATATATTGAATCACAACTCCGTGTTTAATTTAATTACTATGAAGATTTCACATATTCTCGGTATTTCAAACAGCGTTGTGGCAGGTACACTGCTTGGAATAGTAGAGATGACAAATGGCTGCAATATAGTATCCGATTCGGCTGAAAATATTTACATAAAAATATTCCTGGTAAGCTTTTTATTTACATTCAGCGGTTTTTCCATAATATCTCAGGTATATTCCTTTACATATAAGTTCAAGGTTTCCATGAAAATATATACCCTGAGAAAAGTGCTTCATGGAATAATATGTTCCTTCATAAGTATAATAATGTTTAAAATATATGAGACTGCAGCTTCCAGGGAAATATTCTCCTACTACTATGTATCAATTGCAGATGGTAGTGGATTAAGCTGGCTCTTTATACTCATATTATTCATATTGGTATTCCCAATTGTAATATGTGGACTAAAAAAGCTATTTCATATTATTTAACTCCTTTATATTCTCTTTTATAGAATCTGTATCCAACTTTATGTTTCCATCAAGATTATCTATAAATTGTTGAAACTCCATTTTTAAACTTGAAAGCATTTCCTTGCTCTTAAGATTTATTTCAACATCCAGCTGTTTCAATATATCATTTGCATAATCTCTTGCTCCAATACGTATAGCCTTTGCATTTTTTTTTGCAGATGATATTATTTCTGCAGACTTTCTATTTGCCTCTTTTGTTATATC
Proteins encoded in this region:
- a CDS encoding acetate/propionate family kinase, whose amino-acid sequence is MKVLVINCGSSSLKYQLINMEDERVLAKGLVERIGIEGSILTHKVNGEKHVIKQPMEDHKVAIKLVLNALVDKEHGVIKDMSEISAVGHRVVHGGEKYAESVLIDDNVIKVIEDCIKLAPLHNGPNLIGINACRELMPDVPMIAVFDTAFHQTLPDYAYTYAIPYELYEKYGVRKYGFHGTSHRFVSGEAAKMLGKDIKSLKIITCHLGNGGSICAVDGGKSIDTSMGFTPLAGICMGTRCGDIDPAVVPFLQKSVGLSVDEVDNLMNKKSGILGISGVSSDFRDVEAEADKGNKRAKLALELFYYRVRSVVGSYAAVLNGVDCIVFTAGLGENSSAARLKICEGLTYLGVKLDKQKNNIAGEAAEISASDSKVKVLAIPTNEELMIARDTQRIVESSR
- the pta gene encoding phosphate acetyltransferase translates to MELMKQIWAKAKTDKKKIVLAEGEEERNIKASEKIVKNGLAHVIMVGNKDIIREKAEKLGVDLTGVELEDPETSECLRTYANEFYELRKKKGMTPEKANKIVRDPLYFATMMVKVGAADGLVSGSIHTTGDLLRPGLQIVKTAPGTSVVSSIFMMEIPNCEYGDHGMLLFADCAVNPNPSTEQLAVIAATTAKTAKELCGMDPKIAMLSFSTKGSAQHETVDKVRNATKLAKEMNPELKIDGELQLDASLVEEVANLKAPGSPVAGRANVLVFPELQSGNIGYKLVQRFAKAEAIGPICQGFAKPINDLSRGCSSDDIVNVVAVTAVQAQAAEK
- a CDS encoding nucleotidyltransferase, which gives rise to MSITGIIAEYNPFHNGHIYHIKNASRLANCHGIIAVISGDFVQRGTPSIIDKWNKTRIALLNGIDLVIELPVLYSISSAEFFAHGATSLLNSLGVVDNICFGSECTDIQILDLISQILVDEPPELKANIKNELMTGKSYAEARSNSLITLIRKKYKYTLSDDLKSILSSPNNILAIEYIKSLKKLHSSMRVFPIERIGESYCSSKITENFPSSSAIREFLKSGNDISTIRRNLPDDTYNLVSRFRSQNYNFSMEDSIVPYLKYKCFFSKNNMNNLPDVSEGLENRIFRAIENNSSYNDIILSSKSKRYAYTRISRILCQFFLGFEKFDTKALREKDCPYARVLGFNRKGMEILKKAKHTSSIPIYTKFPKKLDEILTLDLLATKAYSLLNRYVDFNSDYKKGPVIFKN
- the ylbJ gene encoding sporulation integral membrane protein YlbJ produces the protein MEILFYTLLVVIIVLLSFLLKNRNLFITIVCSIFIIQIILAPKICIDGAINGAVLFFYKVFPSLFSFLVVSNIIINCDGISIYAKLFGKILCRPLRLPNSCSFTLIISMLCGYPLGAKYACDLYENRSINYNTLQRLLNIASNSSPLFMLGSVGISMFKSPSIGYIFLLSNLISCMIMGMILPSSQDYTNTNFIENSSYPQDTAIGIFKSSIENSIKTCLSIGGFITAFSVVNNILNHNSVFNLITMKISHILGISNSVVAGTLLGIVEMTNGCNIVSDSAENIYIKIFLVSFLFTFSGFSIISQVYSFTYKFKVSMKIYTLRKVLHGIICSFISIIMFKIYETAASREIFSYYYVSIADGSGLSWLFILILFILVFPIVICGLKKLFHII
- a CDS encoding ATPase; the encoded protein is METIKLLEYLEEIIETSAKVPMTGKVMVNKKEVLDILNKIVNYLPADLKKAQWVVEEKERILSDAIQEAENMKRENLNILRRQIENHDITKEANRKSAEIISSAKKNAKAIRIGARDYANDILKQLDVEINLKSKEMLSSLKMEFQQFIDNLDGNIKLDTDSIKENIKELNNMK